The Flavobacterium praedii genome window below encodes:
- the def gene encoding peptide deformylase: MILPIIGYGDPVLRKIGEELTPEYPNLKEVVANMYETMYNACGVGLAAEQVGLSLRLFVVDTTPFSDDDDLENNEQKKLSGFKKTFINARMIKEEGEEWAFNEGCLSIPDVREDVFRKPTITLEYCEEDFVMKTEVFDGLIARVIQHEYDHIEGILFTDKISSLKKRLIQKKLKNIMEGKTFQDYRMKFFAKKGR, from the coding sequence ATGATATTACCAATTATAGGATATGGTGATCCTGTTTTAAGGAAAATAGGAGAGGAGCTTACTCCAGAATATCCAAATTTAAAGGAAGTTGTCGCGAACATGTACGAAACGATGTACAATGCTTGTGGCGTTGGTCTTGCTGCAGAACAAGTAGGTTTGTCATTGCGTTTATTTGTAGTGGATACTACACCGTTTAGTGATGATGACGATTTGGAAAATAACGAGCAAAAGAAATTAAGCGGATTCAAAAAAACTTTTATCAATGCTAGAATGATAAAAGAAGAAGGTGAGGAATGGGCTTTTAATGAAGGTTGTTTGAGTATTCCAGATGTTAGAGAAGATGTGTTTAGAAAACCTACTATAACATTAGAATATTGCGAAGAAGACTTTGTGATGAAAACAGAAGTTTTTGATGGATTAATTGCTAGAGTAATCCAACACGAATACGATCATATTGAAGGTATTTTGTTTACAGACAAAATTTCATCTTTGAAAAAAAGATTGATTCAGAAAAAATTAAAAAATATCATGGAAGGCAAAACTTTTCAGGATTATAGAATGAAGTTTTTTGCCAAAAAAGGAAGATAA
- a CDS encoding DUF5606 family protein, which yields MSLEKILSISGKPGLYVLKVQTRTGFVAESLLDGKKTTVSLKSNVSLLSEISIYTYDAEKPLAEIMQNIAKKENKGQTISHKEDNAKLLSYFREILPDYDEERVYASDVKKIVNWYNMLQEKGMIVDEAPAVVEQETPVAEEVVAEKVKAPAKKAKAKKE from the coding sequence ATGAGTTTAGAGAAAATATTATCCATTTCAGGAAAACCAGGTTTATATGTTTTAAAAGTGCAAACACGTACTGGTTTTGTTGCAGAGTCTTTATTAGACGGAAAAAAAACAACAGTTAGTTTAAAAAGCAATGTGAGTTTATTGTCGGAAATTTCCATTTATACTTATGATGCTGAAAAACCTTTGGCAGAAATCATGCAAAATATTGCTAAAAAAGAAAACAAAGGACAAACTATTTCGCATAAAGAAGATAACGCAAAATTGTTATCATATTTTAGAGAAATTCTGCCAGATTACGATGAAGAAAGAGTCTATGCCTCTGATGTAAAGAAAATTGTAAATTGGTACAATATGCTTCAAGAAAAAGGAATGATTGTTGATGAGGCTCCTGCTGTAGTTGAACAAGAAACTCCAGTTGCAGAAGAAGTAGTGGCTGAAAAAGTAAAAGCTCCTGCTAAAAAAGCAAAAGCTAAAAAAGAGTAA
- the mazG gene encoding nucleoside triphosphate pyrophosphohydrolase: MNKDNQLQAFKRLLDIMDELREKCPWDKKQTMQSLRHLTIEETYELGDAILDNDLNEVKKELGDLLLHIVFYAKIGSETNDFDIADVCNDICEKLIHRHPHIYGDVIVENEDEVKQNWEKLKLKEGKKSVLEGVPKSLPALVKASRIQDKVKGVGFDWEESHQVWDKVQEELQELQVEIAAGDQDKMEDEFGDVLFSMINYARFLNINPEDALERTNKKFIKRFQYLESKATELGKPLMDMTLAEMDVFWNEAKKL; this comes from the coding sequence ATGAACAAAGACAATCAATTACAAGCTTTCAAACGTTTATTGGATATCATGGACGAATTGCGTGAAAAATGTCCTTGGGATAAAAAGCAAACTATGCAATCGCTTCGTCATCTTACTATCGAAGAAACCTATGAATTGGGTGATGCTATATTAGATAATGATTTAAATGAAGTAAAAAAAGAATTAGGTGATTTGCTTTTGCATATTGTTTTTTATGCCAAAATAGGTAGTGAAACAAATGATTTTGATATCGCTGATGTGTGCAATGACATTTGTGAAAAACTGATTCATCGTCATCCGCATATTTATGGGGATGTTATAGTCGAAAATGAAGATGAAGTAAAACAGAACTGGGAAAAATTAAAACTCAAAGAAGGTAAAAAATCTGTTCTTGAAGGTGTGCCAAAAAGTTTACCGGCATTAGTAAAAGCAAGTCGAATTCAAGATAAAGTGAAGGGAGTAGGTTTTGATTGGGAAGAATCACACCAGGTTTGGGATAAAGTACAAGAGGAACTACAAGAATTACAAGTAGAAATTGCTGCAGGCGATCAAGATAAAATGGAAGATGAATTTGGAGATGTACTTTTTTCAATGATAAATTATGCGCGATTTCTAAACATTAATCCTGAAGACGCATTAGAAAGAACCAATAAAAAATTCATCAAAAGGTTTCAATATTTAGAAAGTAAAGCTACCGAATTAGGAAAGCCATTGATGGATATGACCCTTGCAGAAATGGATGTATTCTGGAATGAGGCTAAGAAATTATAG
- a CDS encoding Crp/Fnr family transcriptional regulator: MSKCEQCIVREFSSLKALNKDELIKLSDCKVSKLIKKGENIFEEGENVNGIFCVKDGVCKMTKLSPNGKDHIVKLVSKGELLGQRSMISDEPANLSAIALEDMQVCFIPKNEVMGFFDKNNQFSMNVMKTICGDLKLSDEHMVNMAQKSVKERLAETLIYLHETLGTNADGTLKIQLSRDELASMIGTATESCIRLLSDFNKLGLIGLIGKKIVLKDINKLKKLAE; encoded by the coding sequence ATGAGTAAATGTGAACAATGTATCGTAAGAGAATTTAGTTCTTTGAAAGCACTAAATAAAGACGAACTTATAAAACTATCCGATTGTAAAGTTTCTAAATTAATCAAAAAAGGAGAAAACATTTTTGAAGAAGGAGAAAATGTTAATGGTATATTTTGCGTAAAAGATGGTGTTTGCAAAATGACCAAATTAAGTCCAAATGGCAAAGATCATATTGTCAAACTAGTTAGCAAAGGAGAATTATTGGGTCAACGATCAATGATAAGTGATGAGCCTGCTAATTTAAGTGCCATTGCTTTAGAAGATATGCAAGTTTGCTTTATCCCCAAAAACGAAGTTATGGGTTTCTTTGACAAAAACAATCAGTTTTCAATGAATGTGATGAAAACAATTTGTGGCGACTTGAAATTATCTGATGAACACATGGTGAATATGGCTCAAAAATCAGTAAAAGAGCGATTGGCCGAAACTTTGATTTATCTACATGAAACCTTGGGTACAAATGCGGATGGCACTTTAAAAATACAACTCTCTAGAGATGAATTAGCCAGTATGATTGGTACTGCCACAGAAAGTTGTATTCGATTATTATCTGATTTTAATAAATTAGGTTTAATAGGATTAATAGGAAAAAAAATAGTTTTAAAAGATATCAATAAATTAAAAAAATTGGCGGAATAA
- a CDS encoding heavy metal translocating P-type ATPase metal-binding domain-containing protein: MEKNNCFHCGLDIIKEDQIVFDNKEFCCNGCKTVYEIFSLNDMTCYYDFEKSPGATPLDIKGKYDFLDNESIVTKLLEFQEDSTAIISLSIPHIHCSSCIWILENLQRLQKGINTSQVNFPEKKVRINYNPNSVSLKDIVYLLSSIGYEPYISLENYEAGNNNIDRSLTYKLGVAFFCFGNIMLLSFPEYFEVKEYWLDNYRPFFRGLIFALSLPSFLYSASGYYVSAYKSIKTKMLNIDIPIALGIIVMFVRSTFDIVMDYGSGFFDSLTGLIFFMLLGKMFQIKTYSFLSFERDFKSYFPIAITKINTDSKEESIPVYEIEKGDRLLIRNQELIPVDGILMSDKAEIDYSFVTGEAIPITKKSGDKIFAGGKQIGKIIEMEVLQTISQSYLTQLWSNDIFQKKVEQKHKTITDSISRYFTPILLLIAFSGFGYWIFFDANTAFNVFTAVLIVACPCALALTAPFTMGNMLRIFGNKHFYLKNALVIEQLAKVDTIVFDKTGTITTNTKSNITYEGKELSSENLIAIKNVLRASNHPLSRMLYDFLPDTKRIKLDFFEEFTGKGIQAAVEGVTVQLGSADFVNASSKEVIQQTTVHIKIGNEYYGKYIFNNEYREGLSELFTKLSSEYKIKVLSGDNEGEQSLLESILPNGTELVFNQKPEQKLEFIKALQEQGKNVMMVGDGLNDAGALAQSNVGVSISENVNVFSPACDAILDAKEFEKLHYFLKLSEKAITTIKMSFTLSLLYNVVGLSFAITGNLLPLVAAIIMPLSTITIVSFVTLMSNYYSRKIK, translated from the coding sequence ATGGAGAAAAATAACTGTTTTCATTGTGGTTTGGATATAATAAAAGAAGATCAAATTGTGTTCGATAACAAAGAATTTTGTTGCAATGGATGTAAAACGGTTTATGAAATTTTCAGTCTAAATGACATGACCTGTTATTATGATTTTGAAAAATCTCCAGGAGCAACTCCATTAGATATTAAAGGAAAATATGATTTTTTAGACAATGAAAGTATCGTTACAAAATTATTGGAATTTCAAGAAGATTCAACCGCTATTATTTCACTTAGTATTCCTCATATACATTGTAGCTCGTGTATTTGGATTTTGGAAAATTTACAGCGTCTTCAAAAAGGAATAAATACTTCTCAAGTTAATTTCCCAGAAAAAAAGGTTAGAATCAATTACAACCCGAATAGTGTTTCTTTAAAAGATATTGTCTATTTGTTGAGTTCAATTGGTTATGAACCATATATTAGTTTAGAGAATTACGAAGCTGGAAATAACAATATTGATAGAAGTTTAACGTATAAACTTGGAGTTGCTTTCTTTTGTTTTGGAAATATCATGTTACTTTCTTTTCCAGAATATTTTGAGGTAAAAGAATACTGGCTGGATAATTACAGACCATTTTTTAGAGGTTTGATTTTCGCTTTATCTTTGCCTTCTTTCCTATACTCCGCTAGTGGATATTATGTCTCGGCCTACAAAAGTATTAAAACCAAGATGCTTAATATCGACATTCCTATTGCTTTGGGGATTATCGTAATGTTTGTTCGTAGTACTTTTGATATTGTGATGGATTATGGTTCGGGTTTTTTTGATAGTCTAACAGGATTGATATTTTTTATGTTGTTGGGAAAAATGTTTCAAATCAAGACCTATAGTTTCCTTAGTTTCGAAAGAGATTTCAAATCCTATTTTCCAATTGCAATCACTAAAATAAATACGGATTCAAAAGAGGAAAGTATACCAGTTTATGAAATTGAAAAAGGAGATCGTTTATTAATTCGAAATCAAGAATTAATTCCAGTTGATGGAATTCTTATGTCTGATAAAGCAGAAATTGATTATAGTTTTGTAACAGGTGAAGCAATTCCAATCACTAAAAAATCAGGGGATAAAATTTTTGCTGGCGGAAAGCAAATTGGCAAAATTATCGAAATGGAAGTTTTGCAAACCATTTCACAAAGTTATCTGACACAATTGTGGAGTAACGATATTTTTCAGAAAAAAGTAGAACAGAAACACAAAACCATAACAGATAGTATTAGCCGTTATTTTACGCCAATACTTTTGTTAATAGCTTTTTCTGGTTTTGGATATTGGATATTTTTTGATGCCAATACTGCGTTTAATGTTTTTACAGCTGTTTTAATTGTTGCTTGCCCTTGCGCTCTAGCATTAACAGCTCCTTTTACAATGGGAAATATGCTGCGAATTTTTGGGAACAAACATTTTTATCTCAAAAATGCTCTTGTAATTGAGCAATTGGCAAAAGTAGATACAATAGTTTTTGATAAAACAGGTACCATAACAACAAATACAAAATCCAATATTACTTATGAAGGTAAGGAGCTCTCCTCTGAGAATTTAATTGCTATCAAAAACGTACTTCGAGCATCAAATCATCCTTTGAGTCGAATGTTGTATGATTTTTTACCAGATACTAAAAGAATTAAGTTAGACTTTTTTGAAGAGTTTACAGGAAAAGGTATTCAAGCTGCAGTTGAAGGAGTTACTGTTCAATTAGGATCCGCTGATTTTGTTAATGCAAGCAGTAAAGAGGTTATTCAACAGACTACTGTACATATAAAGATTGGAAATGAGTATTACGGAAAATATATATTTAATAATGAATACCGTGAAGGATTGTCTGAACTGTTTACTAAGCTAAGTTCAGAGTATAAAATAAAAGTTTTATCTGGAGACAATGAAGGAGAACAAAGTTTGTTGGAGTCTATATTGCCAAATGGGACTGAGTTGGTTTTTAATCAAAAGCCAGAACAAAAACTGGAGTTTATAAAAGCACTGCAAGAGCAAGGTAAAAACGTTATGATGGTTGGAGATGGGCTTAATGACGCTGGGGCTTTAGCGCAGAGTAATGTTGGGGTTTCAATATCAGAAAATGTCAATGTTTTTTCGCCTGCTTGTGATGCAATTTTGGATGCCAAAGAATTTGAAAAATTGCATTATTTTTTGAAATTATCAGAAAAAGCTATCACGACAATCAAAATGAGTTTTACATTGTCATTATTGTATAATGTTGTTGGACTTTCTTTTGCAATAACAGGAAATCTTTTGCCACTGGTTGCGGCGATTATTATGCCGTTGAGTACCATTACGATAGTGAGTTTTGTAACGTTAATGAGTAATTATTATTCTCGAAAAATAAAATAG
- the ccoS gene encoding cbb3-type cytochrome oxidase assembly protein CcoS: MSVIYLLIAVSIFVAIGFFIAFVVAVKSGQFDDDYTPSVRMLFDDELIKTTQKKSEIKS, translated from the coding sequence ATGAGTGTTATCTATTTGCTTATTGCCGTTAGCATTTTTGTTGCCATTGGTTTTTTTATTGCATTTGTTGTAGCTGTAAAATCAGGGCAATTTGATGATGACTACACCCCTTCTGTGCGAATGCTTTTTGATGATGAATTGATTAAAACTACCCAAAAGAAATCAGAAATTAAAAGTTAA
- the ccoN gene encoding cytochrome-c oxidase, cbb3-type subunit I, whose product MEMEQFYYDNKIVKKFIYATILFGVVGMLVGLILATMFLFPNMTEGISWLSFGRLRPLHTNAVIFAFVGNAMFAGVYYSLQRLLKARMYSDFLSNLNFWGWQLIIVAAAISLPLGYTTSKEYAELEWPIDIAIALIWVAFGINMIGTMLKRRERHLYVAIWFYLATFITVAVLHIFNSLELPISALKSYSVYAGVQDALVQWWYGHNAVAFFLTTPFLGLMYYFVPKVANRPVYSYRLSIIHFWSLIFLYIWAGPHHLLYSALPTWAQNLGVVFSVMLIAPSWGGMINGLLTLRGVWDKVREEPVLKFFVVAMTGYGMATFEGPMLSLKNVNAIAHYTDWIIAHVHVGALAWNGFMAFGIIYWLIPRMTKTTLYSTKLANFHFWIGTLGIILYALPMYLAGFLQASMWKQFNPDGTLTYGNFLETVTQIMPMYWMRAVGGTMYLTGMLTLVYNIIQTVRAGEEVEDELAEAPALQSISAGRLKGEKYHSWLERKPIKMAVFATIAILIGGIIQIVPTIMVKSNIPTISSVKPYSPLELEGRDLYIREGCVGCHSQSVRPFRSEVERYGPQSKAGEFVYDHPFLWGSKRTGPDLLREGGKYNDNWHFNHFWSPQSISAGSIMPSYKWLFDNKALDISMTEKKMKAMVTLGVPYSDAQVANGLKDLRTQAIAIEESLKNDPDFVKSYEDSKKKAIARGEKFVPMNEREIVALIAYIQRLGTDIKVKQ is encoded by the coding sequence ATGGAAATGGAACAATTTTATTACGACAACAAAATTGTAAAGAAGTTCATTTATGCTACCATACTATTTGGAGTGGTGGGGATGTTAGTAGGTCTGATTTTGGCCACAATGTTCCTTTTTCCAAACATGACCGAAGGTATTTCGTGGTTGAGTTTTGGTAGATTGAGACCTTTACATACTAATGCAGTTATTTTTGCCTTTGTTGGTAATGCAATGTTTGCAGGTGTTTACTATTCGCTTCAACGATTGTTGAAAGCCAGAATGTATAGCGACTTTTTAAGTAACCTTAATTTTTGGGGTTGGCAATTAATTATAGTTGCAGCTGCTATTTCACTTCCGTTGGGGTATACTACTTCAAAAGAGTATGCTGAATTAGAATGGCCAATAGATATAGCTATTGCATTGATATGGGTAGCTTTTGGAATCAATATGATTGGTACCATGTTAAAAAGAAGAGAGCGTCATTTGTATGTTGCTATTTGGTTTTATTTAGCAACATTTATAACAGTTGCTGTATTGCATATTTTTAATAGTTTAGAATTGCCAATTTCTGCTTTAAAAAGTTATTCTGTTTATGCAGGAGTTCAAGATGCTTTAGTACAGTGGTGGTATGGTCATAATGCGGTTGCCTTTTTCTTGACAACACCATTTTTAGGTTTAATGTATTATTTTGTTCCAAAAGTTGCCAATCGTCCTGTGTATTCTTATCGTTTGTCAATCATTCACTTTTGGTCTTTAATATTTTTATATATCTGGGCAGGTCCTCACCATTTATTATATTCTGCTTTACCTACCTGGGCACAAAATTTAGGAGTTGTATTCTCAGTAATGTTGATTGCTCCATCTTGGGGAGGTATGATCAATGGTCTTTTGACATTGAGAGGTGTTTGGGATAAAGTTCGAGAAGAACCTGTATTGAAGTTTTTTGTAGTTGCAATGACCGGTTATGGTATGGCTACTTTTGAAGGGCCAATGCTTTCTCTTAAAAATGTAAATGCAATTGCACACTATACCGATTGGATTATTGCTCACGTTCACGTAGGAGCATTGGCTTGGAATGGTTTTATGGCATTTGGTATTATTTATTGGTTAATCCCAAGGATGACAAAAACAACTTTATATTCTACCAAATTAGCTAATTTTCATTTCTGGATTGGTACATTAGGTATTATATTGTATGCATTACCAATGTATTTAGCAGGTTTCTTACAAGCATCTATGTGGAAACAATTTAATCCTGACGGAACTTTAACGTATGGTAATTTCCTTGAAACGGTTACTCAAATTATGCCAATGTATTGGATGAGAGCTGTTGGAGGAACAATGTATCTTACAGGAATGCTGACATTGGTTTATAATATTATTCAAACCGTACGTGCGGGAGAAGAAGTAGAAGACGAATTGGCAGAAGCTCCAGCTTTACAAAGCATTAGTGCTGGAAGACTTAAAGGAGAGAAATACCATTCTTGGTTGGAAAGAAAACCAATTAAAATGGCAGTGTTTGCAACTATTGCAATCTTAATTGGTGGTATTATTCAAATTGTTCCAACCATTATGGTAAAATCAAATATACCAACTATTTCTAGTGTTAAACCTTATTCTCCTTTAGAATTAGAAGGTCGTGATTTATACATTCGTGAAGGTTGTGTGGGATGTCACTCTCAGTCTGTACGTCCATTCCGTAGTGAAGTAGAACGTTATGGACCTCAATCCAAAGCGGGAGAGTTTGTTTATGATCATCCATTTTTATGGGGTTCAAAAAGAACAGGTCCAGATTTATTAAGAGAAGGTGGAAAATACAATGACAATTGGCATTTTAATCACTTTTGGAGTCCGCAAAGTATATCTGCAGGTTCTATTATGCCTAGCTATAAATGGTTGTTTGACAATAAAGCATTGGATATTTCAATGACAGAAAAGAAAATGAAAGCAATGGTTACACTCGGTGTCCCTTATAGTGATGCTCAAGTAGCTAATGGATTAAAAGATTTAAGAACTCAAGCCATTGCGATAGAAGAAAGTCTAAAAAATGATCCTGACTTTGTAAAAAGTTATGAAGATAGCAAGAAAAAAGCAATTGCTAGAGGTGAGAAATTTGTACCAATGAATGAAAGAGAAATTGTAGCTTTAATCGCTTATATACAAAGATTGGGTACTGATATTAAAGTAAAACAATAA
- a CDS encoding CcoQ/FixQ family Cbb3-type cytochrome c oxidase assembly chaperone — protein sequence MFEQIKHNMETISGVEIFPILSLLIFFSFFIGLGIWVYSYKKETIDEISQIPLED from the coding sequence ATGTTTGAACAAATAAAACACAATATGGAAACCATTTCGGGTGTCGAAATTTTTCCAATACTATCGTTACTTATTTTCTTTTCCTTTTTTATCGGATTGGGTATTTGGGTATATTCATATAAAAAAGAGACTATAGACGAAATAAGTCAAATCCCTTTAGAAGATTAA
- a CDS encoding cbb3-type cytochrome c oxidase N-terminal domain-containing protein → MKKLVPPYIRVLFIFFIVLGAMEYFIDSGDRPAFVKYPMVAVFLFVFLFLLIAIETTLTAVNTIMYQLMSDEEKANKAYEDSLSLKDKSWYKNIMQLLTKTVPVEDEKQLLMDHDYDGIKELDNNLPPWWVYLFYACIVFAAVYLVRFEILGAPDQETELKNEMAQAKTEVAEYMKTAPDLMDENSVTLLTDPADLDKGKAIFATNCVACHRADAGGQIGPNLTDDHWILGGGIKNLFHTITNGGRDGKGMIAWKGTLKPKEIQAVASYVISLKGSNPKDPKAPDGEIWVDDKASTSAPAAVPATDSTKVKI, encoded by the coding sequence ATGAAAAAATTAGTTCCACCTTATATAAGAGTTCTTTTCATCTTTTTCATCGTTCTTGGAGCGATGGAGTATTTTATCGATTCAGGTGATCGTCCTGCTTTTGTTAAATATCCAATGGTTGCCGTCTTTTTGTTTGTGTTTCTTTTCCTTTTGATAGCAATTGAAACTACTTTGACTGCTGTAAATACCATCATGTATCAGTTAATGTCTGATGAGGAGAAAGCAAACAAGGCTTATGAAGATAGTTTAAGTTTAAAAGACAAAAGTTGGTATAAAAACATAATGCAACTTTTGACAAAAACAGTACCTGTTGAAGACGAAAAACAACTATTGATGGATCATGATTATGATGGAATCAAGGAATTAGATAATAATTTACCACCATGGTGGGTATATTTATTTTATGCTTGTATTGTTTTTGCCGCTGTTTATTTAGTTCGTTTTGAAATTTTGGGTGCACCTGACCAAGAAACTGAATTGAAAAATGAAATGGCTCAAGCTAAAACTGAAGTAGCAGAGTATATGAAAACAGCACCAGATTTGATGGACGAGAATTCAGTAACATTATTAACGGATCCTGCAGATTTAGATAAAGGTAAAGCGATTTTTGCAACTAATTGTGTAGCTTGTCATAGAGCTGATGCTGGTGGACAAATTGGACCTAACTTAACAGATGATCATTGGATATTAGGAGGTGGAATAAAAAATTTATTTCATACAATAACAAATGGAGGTCGTGACGGTAAAGGAATGATTGCATGGAAAGGAACTTTAAAACCAAAAGAAATTCAGGCAGTTGCCAGTTACGTTATTTCATTAAAAGGCAGTAATCCAAAAGATCCAAAAGCACCAGATGGTGAAATTTGGGTTGATGATAAAGCTTCAACTAGCGCTCCTGCAGCAGTTCCCGCGACAGATAGTACAAAAGTAAAAATATAA
- the ccoG gene encoding cytochrome c oxidase accessory protein CcoG: MSSNLDESFRDTIGTIDKEGHRKYIYPKKPSGKFYEYRKWVSYFLLIILVANPFIKINGNQFMMFNVLERRFNIFSFPFWPQDFYIFVLFMVIGVVFVILFTVIFGRIFCGWICPQTIFLEMVFRRIEYWIEGDRGAQIRLDKQEWNSEKIGKKTLKWFVFLVISFMIANVFLAYLISSDELFRLIKDGPLSHSSTFISLLIFTSVFYFVFAWFREQVCIIACPYGRLQGVLLDKKSINVVYDFVRGEKELGRAKFNKQEDRAKTGKGDCIDCKQCVNVCPTGIDIRNGVQLECVNCTACIDECDSIMESVGLPLGLIRYASEDEIETKAKFKFTARMKGYTAVLVILIGVLTGLLFLRTEVEATILRLPGQLFQHKGDNISNIYTFKIINKTNHDINDLHFELVGIKGALKVVGVQELKVAKHGMSSGTLFIEISKYLLESDRTTVEIDLYEGNKKIETTHTNFLSPRSFD; this comes from the coding sequence ATGTCAAGTAATCTAGACGAATCTTTTAGAGACACAATAGGGACAATTGATAAAGAAGGACATAGAAAATATATTTATCCCAAAAAACCTTCTGGTAAGTTTTATGAATATAGAAAATGGGTTAGTTATTTTTTATTAATCATTTTAGTAGCCAATCCGTTTATAAAAATTAATGGCAATCAGTTTATGATGTTCAATGTATTGGAACGTCGTTTTAATATTTTTAGTTTTCCATTTTGGCCTCAGGACTTTTATATTTTTGTTTTGTTTATGGTCATTGGGGTTGTTTTTGTAATTCTTTTTACGGTTATATTTGGGCGTATTTTTTGTGGTTGGATTTGTCCACAAACGATTTTTTTGGAAATGGTTTTTCGTCGAATAGAGTATTGGATTGAAGGCGACAGAGGAGCTCAAATCCGATTGGATAAACAAGAATGGAATAGTGAAAAAATCGGAAAGAAAACCCTCAAATGGTTTGTGTTTCTGGTTATATCATTTATGATAGCCAATGTTTTTTTAGCTTATCTTATAAGTAGCGATGAATTATTTCGTTTAATTAAAGATGGACCTTTGTCTCATTCGAGTACCTTTATTTCCTTATTGATTTTTACAAGCGTTTTTTATTTTGTGTTTGCATGGTTTAGAGAACAGGTTTGTATTATAGCTTGCCCTTATGGAAGATTACAAGGGGTACTGTTAGACAAAAAATCGATAAATGTGGTTTATGACTTTGTTCGTGGTGAAAAAGAGTTAGGAAGAGCCAAATTTAATAAGCAAGAAGATCGTGCAAAGACTGGAAAAGGAGATTGTATTGATTGTAAGCAATGTGTAAACGTATGTCCAACAGGAATTGATATTCGCAATGGCGTACAATTAGAATGTGTCAATTGTACCGCTTGTATTGATGAATGCGATTCTATAATGGAAAGTGTTGGTTTGCCATTAGGACTGATTAGATATGCTTCGGAAGATGAAATAGAAACCAAAGCTAAATTCAAGTTTACCGCTAGAATGAAGGGGTATACTGCTGTATTGGTTATTTTAATTGGAGTGCTAACAGGGTTATTGTTTTTAAGAACCGAGGTTGAAGCTACTATTTTGCGTTTGCCAGGTCAATTATTTCAACACAAAGGGGATAATATTAGTAATATTTATACCTTTAAGATTATAAATAAAACAAATCATGATATTAATGATTTACATTTTGAATTGGTTGGTATAAAAGGTGCTTTAAAAGTTGTTGGAGTTCAAGAGTTAAAAGTTGCCAAACACGGGATGTCAAGTGGTACTTTGTTTATCGAAATCAGTAAATATTTATTGGAAAGTGATAGGACTACTGTAGAAATTGATCTTTATGAGGGTAATAAAAAAATAGAGACTACTCATACTAATTTTTTGAGTCCTCGAAGTTTTGATTAG
- a CDS encoding FixH family protein, translating into MKINWGTYIVIAFALFISFIMYFVVKVQTDSKYDNDLVVEEYYKHDVHFQDEMVRIQKAHDLKVKPSITVNTKGVAIVFPADFSPKEITGTVAFYRASNKKFDFQLPLVFKDAASVFVSNDKLIGGEWNINMEWKYKGKSYLTKEKVYIKTP; encoded by the coding sequence ATGAAAATTAATTGGGGAACTTATATCGTGATTGCTTTTGCTTTGTTCATAAGTTTTATTATGTACTTTGTTGTAAAGGTTCAAACGGATAGTAAGTATGATAATGATTTGGTTGTAGAAGAATATTACAAACATGATGTGCATTTTCAAGACGAAATGGTGCGCATCCAAAAAGCCCATGACTTAAAGGTTAAACCTAGTATTACGGTCAATACCAAAGGGGTTGCAATTGTTTTTCCTGCAGATTTTTCTCCAAAAGAGATAACAGGAACTGTTGCTTTTTATCGCGCTTCTAATAAAAAGTTTGATTTTCAACTCCCACTTGTGTTTAAAGATGCTGCATCAGTGTTTGTTTCTAATGATAAACTTATAGGTGGTGAATGGAACATTAATATGGAATGGAAATATAAAGGGAAATCATATTTGACTAAAGAGAAAGTTTATATAAAAACGCCCTAA